From a single Hippoglossus stenolepis isolate QCI-W04-F060 chromosome 2, HSTE1.2, whole genome shotgun sequence genomic region:
- the LOC118122531 gene encoding serine/threonine-protein kinase pim-1 isoform X2, whose translation MIVTFSFAGEPCEEVGRLRGRKRKERDDEEGKPEKRKRRRVLDSNEHDSAEADMIRISRKRNFSADGGEVREKKRRVVEMKTLDASGDNPIVDLEAKYFVLGQLGGGGCGSVFAGFRREDLVPVAIKHIPKENLYCKQVCLNGKKFPTEVAIMLKLTAKKNDSVGTSAPVSILDWYDLGHELIVVMERPVPAIDLSTYIKLKRGSLQEGDAKNIMKQLVDAAIGLEKNGVFHRDIKPENILIEIGQSVPRVRVIDFGLSCLAKKGSFYSVFFGTEKYAPPEYCSSSVYRAGPSTVWQLGTVLYEMLHNQGFMTKRFLSKKLKISSGLGKNLKDFLQLCLEKDPKLRPTLTELQLHPWLK comes from the exons ATGATAGTGACTTTCTCATTTGCAGGTGAACCCTGTGAGGAGGTTGGCAGGttgagaggaaggaaaaggaaagaaagagatgatgaagagggaaaaccagaaaagaggaagagacgaCGTGTCCTTGACTCGAATGAACACGACTCAGCGGAGGCTGATATGATTCGAATAAGCAGGAAGAGAAACTTCTCTGCTGATGGCggggaagtgagagagaaaaagaggagggtTGTTGAGATGAAGACCCTGGATGCCTCAGGAGACAACCCAATAG tTGACCTTGAGGCCAAATACTTTGTGCTGGGTCAGCTTGGTGGAGGAGGCTGTGGATCAGTGTTCGCTGGCTTCCGCAGAGAAGATCTTGTTCCG GTGGCGATCAAGCACATACCGAAGGAAAATCTTTACTGCAAACAAGTG TGCCTGAATGGAAAGAAGTTCCCTACAGAGGTGGCCATAATGCTGAAACTgacagcaaagaaaaatgaCTCTGTGGGGACGTCAGCACCAGTATCAATACTGGACTGGTATGACCTGGGCCATGAGTTGATCGTGGTGATGGAGAGACCTGTCCCTGCCATTGACCTCTCCACATATATAAAGCTCAAAAGAGGCTCTCTACAGGAGGGGGATGCCAAG AACATAATGAAGCAGCTGGTGGACGCAGCCATTGGGCTGGAGAAGAACGGAGTCTTTCACCGGGACATCAAACCTGAAAATATCCTGATTGAGATTGGCCAAAGTGTCCCACGGGTTCGCGTCATTGATTTTGGGCTGAGCTGTCTCGCGAAGAAAGGCTCATTTTACAGCGTATTCTTTG GCACTGAAAAGTACGCCCCTCCAGAGTATTGCAGCTCTTCTGTCTACAGGGCTGGTCCAAGCACAGTGTGGCAGCTTGGCACAGTCCTGTATGAGATGCTCCACAATCAGGGATTCATGACCAAACGCTTCCTcagtaaaaaactgaaaatcagcAGCGGACTGGGCAAAA ACCTCAAGGATTTCCTCCAGCTGTGTTTGGAGAAGGACCCTAAGCTGCGTCCCACcctgacagagctgcagcttcacccgTGGCTGAAATGA
- the LOC118123229 gene encoding meteorin-like protein, with amino-acid sequence MPRPWAAHWIAAVLLLCRAVAQYSSDQCSWRGSGLSHESHRRDVEQVYLRCSQGSLEWLYPIGAIIVNLRPNTDSSAVHVAGLHVCIKPLTYSQGSHMYVERAGDLRLLVAEGNQAQSTVHCFSLAEGALFVEAIPQSDISRRITAFQYELVPGQGPGAQIYPFLHPGLVTCEPCSDEELLMAVCTSDFAGSGFFRGMASASNEHSSVVATLSRLFRQKSGVFVWGGARGRSWGGRVNVPSRCGLRPGGDEYLLTGSVHFGKAWLGCAPRYKDFRELYVRAQKAGTNPCQIDID; translated from the exons ATGCCCCGGCCGTGGGCTGCGCACTGGATCGCGGCTGTGCTCCTCCTGTGTCGGGCGGTGGCGCAGTACTCCAGTGACCAGTGCAGCtggagaggaag TGGTTTGAGCCACGAGTCCCATCGCAGAGATGTGGAGCAGGTCTACCTTCGCTGCTCTCAGGGGTCTCTGGAGTGGCTCTACCCCATCGGTGCCATCATTGTCAACCTGCGGCCAAACACTGACTCCTCAGCGGTGCATGTGGCAGGTCTCCATGTGTGCATCAAGCCCCTGACTTACTCCCAG GGCTCTCATATGTACGTGGAGCGTGCCGGAGATCTGAGGCTGCTGGTGGCCGAGGGCAACCAGGCTCAGAGCACAGTGCACTGTTTCAGCCTGGCAGAGGGGGCTCTCTTTGTGGAAGCCATCCCGCAGAGCGACATCAGCCGAAGGATCACAGCCTTCCAGTATGAGCTGGTGCCTGGTCAGGGGCCTGGGGCTCAGATATATCCATTCCTGCACCCGGGCTTAG ttACCTGTGAGCCCTGTTCGGATGAAGAGCTCCTCATGGCTGTTTGTACCAGCGACTTtg CTGGAAGTGGCTTCTTTCGAGGGATGGCGTCAGCTTCTAACGAACACTCCTCTGTTGTGGCGACCCTGAGCCGGCTGTTTCGTCAGAAGAGCGGGGTGTTTGTTTGGGGCGGAGCCAGGGGGCGAAGCTGGGGCGGGCGTGTCAATGTCCCCTCACGGTGCGGTTTGCGTCCTGGAGGAGATGAGTACCTTTTGACTGGCTCTGTCCATTTCGGAAAAGCCTGGCTTGGCTGTGCACCTCGCTACAAGGACTTCCGGGAGCTTTACGTCAGAGCACAGAAAGCCGGAACAAACCCATGTCAAATAGACATAGACTGA
- the LOC118122531 gene encoding serine/threonine-protein kinase pim-1 isoform X1, with the protein MIVTFSFAGEPCEEVGRLRGRKRKERDDEEGKPEKRKRRRVLDSNEHDSAEADMIRISRKRNFSADGGEVREKKRRVVEMKTLDASGDNPIGEPCEEVGRVRGRKRKERDDEEGKPEKRKRRRVLDSNEHDSAEADMIRISRKRNFSADGGEVREKKRRVVEMKTLDASGDNPIVDLEAKYFVLGQLGGGGCGSVFAGFRREDLVPVAIKHIPKENLYCKQVCLNGKKFPTEVAIMLKLTAKKNDSVGTSAPVSILDWYDLGHELIVVMERPVPAIDLSTYIKLKRGSLQEGDAKNIMKQLVDAAIGLEKNGVFHRDIKPENILIEIGQSVPRVRVIDFGLSCLAKKGSFYSVFFGTEKYAPPEYCSSSVYRAGPSTVWQLGTVLYEMLHNQGFMTKRFLSKKLKISSGLGKNLKDFLQLCLEKDPKLRPTLTELQLHPWLK; encoded by the exons ATGATAGTGACTTTCTCATTTGCAGGTGAACCCTGTGAGGAGGTTGGCAGGttgagaggaaggaaaaggaaagaaagagatgatgaagagggaaaaccagaaaagaggaagagacgaCGTGTCCTTGACTCGAATGAACACGACTCAGCGGAGGCTGATATGATTCGAATAAGCAGGAAGAGAAACTTCTCTGCTGATGGCggggaagtgagagagaaaaagaggagggtTGTTGAGATGAAGACCCTGGATGCCTCAGGAGACAACCCAATAG GTGAACCCTGTGAGGAGGTTGGCAGggtgagaggaaggaaaaggaaagaaagagatgatgaagagggaaaaccagaaaagaggaagagacgaCGTGTCCTTGACTCGAATGAACACGACTCAGCGGAGGCTGATATGATTCGAATAAGCAGGAAGAGAAACTTCTCTGCTGATGGCggggaagtgagagagaaaaagaggagggtTGTTGAGATGAAGACCCTGGATGCCTCAGGAGACAACCCAATAG tTGACCTTGAGGCCAAATACTTTGTGCTGGGTCAGCTTGGTGGAGGAGGCTGTGGATCAGTGTTCGCTGGCTTCCGCAGAGAAGATCTTGTTCCG GTGGCGATCAAGCACATACCGAAGGAAAATCTTTACTGCAAACAAGTG TGCCTGAATGGAAAGAAGTTCCCTACAGAGGTGGCCATAATGCTGAAACTgacagcaaagaaaaatgaCTCTGTGGGGACGTCAGCACCAGTATCAATACTGGACTGGTATGACCTGGGCCATGAGTTGATCGTGGTGATGGAGAGACCTGTCCCTGCCATTGACCTCTCCACATATATAAAGCTCAAAAGAGGCTCTCTACAGGAGGGGGATGCCAAG AACATAATGAAGCAGCTGGTGGACGCAGCCATTGGGCTGGAGAAGAACGGAGTCTTTCACCGGGACATCAAACCTGAAAATATCCTGATTGAGATTGGCCAAAGTGTCCCACGGGTTCGCGTCATTGATTTTGGGCTGAGCTGTCTCGCGAAGAAAGGCTCATTTTACAGCGTATTCTTTG GCACTGAAAAGTACGCCCCTCCAGAGTATTGCAGCTCTTCTGTCTACAGGGCTGGTCCAAGCACAGTGTGGCAGCTTGGCACAGTCCTGTATGAGATGCTCCACAATCAGGGATTCATGACCAAACGCTTCCTcagtaaaaaactgaaaatcagcAGCGGACTGGGCAAAA ACCTCAAGGATTTCCTCCAGCTGTGTTTGGAGAAGGACCCTAAGCTGCGTCCCACcctgacagagctgcagcttcacccgTGGCTGAAATGA